A single genomic interval of Picosynechococcus sp. PCC 7003 harbors:
- a CDS encoding site-2 protease family protein has product MEVWLLFFVMGVLTYALIRRTVPPENKAPLGLLWLVMMLPASAWLVWILIFGATQPMPLLVMLPLLILSPFMYWSLLDWGKPKPDESADPSSPPTAPQTPSLDLEKLDQAAALKKEDSKLRPISTKEEKALRDCFPWGVYYLQNIDYYPQAILCRGKLRAVPQEAYKTIRDNIEQLFGDRFIVVFQESLRGQPFFALVPNPWKVVQQSQKQEEPLTRPDLAIALALITLFTTTVMGLELQGVAPDVIQQNPSILWQGLPYGLLLVGILGCHELGHYGAAAYYKIKTTLPYFVPIPFFIGTLGAYTQRKSPIPHRQALFDFAVAGSWIGMLLTLPCLWVGLGLSQVVPLPEESTLLAFNEFNPRFSLLLGLMSRLALGSQFTPDMALDLHPVAIAGYVALMLGGLQLLPIGQLDGGLMTHAVFGQRTAGIIAQVTRICMIAIAFVQPNFLFLAIFALLMPIANQPALNDVTDLDNRRDLLGMVTLVFVALIFLPLPAGLSNWLNF; this is encoded by the coding sequence CTGGCTGGTTTGGATTTTGATTTTTGGGGCCACCCAACCAATGCCCCTGTTGGTGATGTTGCCGCTGTTGATCCTTTCGCCGTTTATGTATTGGAGTTTATTGGACTGGGGGAAACCCAAACCCGACGAATCTGCGGATCCCAGCTCGCCACCGACTGCGCCCCAGACCCCAAGCCTGGATTTAGAAAAATTAGACCAAGCTGCTGCCCTGAAAAAGGAAGACTCTAAGCTCCGCCCCATTAGCACCAAGGAAGAAAAAGCGCTCCGGGATTGTTTCCCTTGGGGGGTTTATTATCTCCAGAATATTGATTACTATCCCCAGGCGATCCTCTGTCGGGGCAAACTGCGCGCAGTCCCCCAGGAAGCCTACAAAACAATTCGGGACAACATTGAACAACTTTTTGGCGATCGCTTTATTGTGGTCTTCCAGGAAAGTCTCCGGGGTCAACCGTTTTTTGCCCTCGTCCCCAACCCATGGAAAGTGGTCCAGCAGTCCCAAAAGCAAGAGGAACCCCTCACGCGCCCAGATTTGGCGATCGCCTTGGCCTTGATTACTTTGTTTACCACCACCGTAATGGGTTTGGAATTGCAGGGGGTGGCCCCGGATGTCATCCAACAAAATCCAAGTATTCTTTGGCAGGGTTTACCCTATGGTCTGCTCTTGGTGGGGATTCTCGGCTGCCATGAATTGGGCCATTATGGCGCAGCAGCCTATTACAAAATTAAGACGACGCTCCCCTATTTCGTCCCCATTCCTTTCTTTATCGGTACCCTAGGAGCCTATACCCAGCGGAAATCCCCTATTCCCCATCGCCAAGCCCTATTTGATTTTGCGGTGGCGGGTTCCTGGATCGGGATGCTCCTGACCCTGCCTTGCTTATGGGTGGGCCTGGGCCTTTCTCAAGTGGTGCCCTTGCCAGAAGAATCAACGCTGTTGGCCTTTAATGAATTTAATCCGAGGTTTTCCCTCCTTCTGGGCCTGATGAGTCGTTTGGCTTTGGGGAGTCAGTTCACCCCAGATATGGCCCTGGATTTACACCCGGTGGCGATCGCCGGTTATGTGGCCCTGATGTTGGGGGGCTTGCAACTCTTACCCATTGGTCAATTGGATGGTGGTTTGATGACCCATGCTGTTTTCGGCCAGCGGACGGCGGGGATTATTGCCCAGGTAACGCGGATTTGTATGATTGCGATCGCCTTTGTGCAGCCAAATTTTCTCTTCCTGGCGATTTTCGCCCTGCTGATGCCCATCGCGAACCAACCCGCCCTCAACGATGTAACGGATTTGGATAATCGCCGTGATCTGTTAGGGATGGTTACCTTGGTTTTTGTGGCGTTGATTTTTCTGCCGTTACCCGCTGGTCTGAGTAATTGGCTGAATTTCTAG
- a CDS encoding O-antigen ligase family protein, with the protein MSASKSPAPLLAYFTAFFYILFSLIPDSHSMMVAWSWVFVWQVGLFCPLLWFLVQLWDNRRLYLLGNGFDLGLIAIVVSLGVSTLGTEFPQQARWQAWACFGFIAALYPISRWLNSVTGRYQLFLGQGYLSLAFVAFSLALWLSRTFLPEIERLRDLGVDGAVQQFDFSLLELRNWAPLGHQNYVAGYLILCLPTLLGLAILHRDWRRWLWLTGVVIGAVDLYTTSSRGGWLGLAIASVVAFGFAWGFSQIRKFYLVLAGVISTGVLGIFVLTNNRLYNLVVPILQGEFGELNYRWVNAQVGGAMGLDHWWTGAGLGNAFLLYQNYRPITAGRLSEIIYQLHSTPVQLWAEMGIWGLGLFFGSIIFLGVILWRLRGDVKAMVREDRILLGSIYTGLIGYWALSWTDYQLDNVAISGIITILVALLAAIARQDHPQRSLPSQPNPEKFLGKPRLVALGLVGVYGAVAIWLAPIQAAWERSSTGFLALRQETPDYDRFVENLTAAHDLAPWEPYYSYQLGWNLGELALQTADLEQRQRYLQEAIQWFDRGNQASPYREFGRSNVAWLHIANNEPDLATAEFYESAQLVPAKRGVFYGLGLSLLAEEKTDLAVEAIALEILRDPQFITSPIWRAGGLGELYPAVVARVMGHYEQLLEQYPDDPLLHRCRGGIAWWIGDFALAETEFRQYFDPTVLGLLPDRDALSQETAIAQLQATWENPEKRLELLEEAWAEVSPQQPLSDQQRQEFLTTMANSPDFATWIRVNAPALQYRRQRSGFNVNSRHIDGDNPTDFWTVSENLAITTWFGEFFPAVVYEPRFDLQLQPLRESLYAALETDN; encoded by the coding sequence ATGTCTGCTTCTAAGTCTCCAGCCCCTTTATTGGCCTACTTCACCGCTTTTTTTTACATCCTTTTTAGCCTCATCCCCGATAGTCATAGCATGATGGTGGCCTGGTCTTGGGTGTTTGTGTGGCAGGTGGGTCTGTTCTGTCCTTTGTTGTGGTTTTTGGTGCAACTGTGGGACAACCGCCGTCTCTATTTGTTGGGCAACGGGTTTGATCTGGGTTTAATCGCAATTGTCGTCAGCTTGGGGGTTTCTACCCTGGGAACCGAGTTTCCCCAGCAAGCCCGCTGGCAAGCCTGGGCCTGTTTCGGGTTCATCGCAGCGCTTTATCCCATTAGCCGTTGGCTCAATAGTGTGACTGGTCGTTATCAGTTGTTTTTGGGACAAGGATATTTAAGTTTGGCCTTTGTTGCCTTTAGTTTGGCGCTGTGGCTCAGTCGGACATTTTTGCCAGAAATTGAACGGCTCCGAGATTTGGGTGTTGATGGGGCAGTGCAACAGTTCGATTTTTCGCTGCTGGAACTGCGCAATTGGGCTCCCTTGGGTCACCAAAATTATGTGGCCGGTTATTTAATTCTGTGTTTACCGACTCTCCTGGGCTTGGCGATCTTACATCGGGATTGGCGGCGCTGGCTTTGGCTGACGGGGGTGGTGATTGGTGCGGTAGATCTGTATACCACAAGCTCTCGGGGAGGTTGGCTCGGATTGGCGATCGCCTCAGTGGTGGCCTTTGGCTTTGCCTGGGGGTTTAGTCAGATTCGCAAGTTTTATTTGGTGCTGGCGGGGGTTATTTCCACGGGGGTTTTGGGGATTTTTGTGCTGACCAATAACCGCCTCTACAATCTCGTGGTGCCGATTTTGCAGGGGGAATTTGGGGAATTAAATTACCGTTGGGTCAATGCCCAGGTGGGTGGGGCCATGGGTCTCGACCATTGGTGGACGGGGGCCGGTTTAGGGAATGCGTTCCTGTTGTATCAAAACTACCGCCCGATCACGGCAGGTCGCCTCTCGGAAATTATCTACCAACTCCACAGCACGCCGGTACAACTCTGGGCCGAAATGGGCATCTGGGGCTTGGGCCTGTTCTTTGGCTCCATTATTTTTTTAGGGGTAATCCTTTGGCGACTGCGGGGCGATGTTAAAGCGATGGTGCGAGAAGACCGCATTTTGTTGGGCAGTATCTACACCGGGCTAATCGGCTATTGGGCCTTGAGTTGGACGGATTACCAACTAGATAACGTGGCCATTAGTGGCATCATTACAATTCTGGTGGCGTTACTGGCGGCGATCGCCCGTCAAGATCACCCCCAAAGGTCTCTCCCGTCCCAGCCAAATCCAGAAAAATTTTTAGGCAAGCCCCGGCTCGTCGCCCTCGGTCTAGTGGGGGTCTACGGTGCCGTTGCCATCTGGTTAGCGCCAATCCAAGCCGCCTGGGAGCGATCCAGTACGGGATTTTTAGCGTTGCGCCAGGAAACTCCTGATTACGATCGGTTTGTCGAAAATTTGACTGCAGCCCATGATCTCGCCCCCTGGGAGCCTTACTACAGCTATCAACTAGGCTGGAACCTAGGCGAATTGGCCCTCCAAACCGCAGATTTAGAACAACGGCAACGCTATCTCCAGGAAGCGATCCAATGGTTTGACCGGGGCAACCAGGCTTCCCCCTACCGGGAATTTGGCCGCAGCAACGTCGCCTGGCTCCACATCGCGAACAATGAACCCGATTTAGCGACGGCGGAATTTTACGAATCGGCCCAGCTTGTGCCCGCGAAACGAGGTGTTTTCTATGGGTTGGGTTTAAGTCTGCTGGCCGAGGAAAAAACGGATCTCGCAGTTGAGGCGATCGCTTTAGAAATTCTGCGGGACCCCCAATTTATCACCAGTCCCATTTGGCGGGCCGGGGGCTTAGGGGAGCTTTATCCGGCGGTGGTGGCGCGGGTGATGGGTCACTACGAACAGCTACTTGAGCAATACCCCGACGATCCGTTGTTACATCGCTGTCGGGGCGGCATTGCTTGGTGGATTGGGGATTTTGCCCTCGCAGAAACAGAATTTCGGCAGTATTTCGACCCCACAGTCCTCGGTTTACTCCCCGATCGAGATGCTCTCAGTCAGGAAACGGCGATCGCCCAACTGCAAGCCACCTGGGAAAACCCAGAAAAACGCTTAGAACTTTTAGAAGAAGCCTGGGCAGAGGTTTCGCCCCAACAGCCCCTCAGCGATCAACAGCGGCAAGAGTTTTTAACCACCATGGCCAATAGCCCAGATTTTGCCACTTGGATTCGCGTTAATGCTCCAGCCCTCCAGTATCGTCGCCAGCGCAGTGGATTTAATGTGAATAGTCGTCACATTGATGGAGACAACCCCACGGATTTTTGGACAGTGAGCGAAAATCTTGCGATTACTACTTGGTTCGGCGAATTTTTCCCCGCCGTCGTCTATGAGCCTCGCTTTGACTTGCAATTGCAGCCCCTACGGGAAAGCCTCTATGCAGCCCTTGAGACGGACAATTAA
- a CDS encoding M48 family metallopeptidase, which yields MPLFSDQAATGKQKKQKFWTKVILFIGAGSFAGTAMVPVIGGIIDSVRQPTNEVARNPQADQEAQLKQQEAGFLAVLEREPDNTNALQGLVQARLALGDLEGARPHLQRLVKLYPDEQVLKDLLAQVDQALERTGTATPAQSPTEEPETP from the coding sequence ATGCCTCTTTTTTCTGATCAAGCCGCCACAGGCAAACAAAAAAAACAGAAATTTTGGACAAAAGTGATCCTGTTTATTGGTGCCGGCTCCTTTGCGGGAACTGCGATGGTGCCAGTGATCGGAGGCATCATTGACAGCGTCAGACAACCGACAAATGAAGTCGCTCGGAATCCCCAGGCAGATCAAGAAGCCCAATTGAAACAACAGGAAGCTGGGTTTTTGGCGGTTTTGGAACGGGAGCCAGACAACACAAATGCGCTACAAGGTTTGGTGCAGGCTCGTTTAGCCTTAGGAGATTTAGAAGGGGCGCGTCCCCACTTACAACGGCTGGTGAAATTATATCCAGACGAACAGGTGCTTAAGGATCTGTTAGCCCAGGTAGATCAGGCTTTGGAACGTACAGGCACAGCAACTCCGGCCCAATCTCCCACCGAAGAGCCGGAAACGCCCTAG
- a CDS encoding DUF1824 family protein yields the protein MSISPELTAAIAFLQQKSCVTTPVQESEAERETLRQKLRLACQAADWENIGICADNVAVATATVQQYLRGLGYDAAIAIDPDEWGDRPVYLKFNTQKMSHYLDDYVGQYRGVLVALQSPEPELAGTYGHFPLDLFAG from the coding sequence ATGAGTATTTCCCCAGAGTTGACGGCGGCGATCGCCTTTTTGCAGCAAAAAAGTTGTGTGACCACCCCTGTCCAAGAATCAGAAGCCGAACGGGAAACACTCCGGCAAAAGCTGCGCTTGGCTTGTCAGGCGGCGGACTGGGAAAATATCGGCATCTGTGCGGATAACGTTGCTGTGGCGACTGCAACGGTGCAACAGTATCTCCGGGGTTTGGGCTATGATGCGGCGATCGCCATTGATCCAGATGAATGGGGCGATCGCCCGGTGTATTTAAAATTTAATACCCAAAAAATGAGCCATTACCTCGATGACTATGTGGGGCAGTACCGGGGCGTTTTGGTGGCGCTGCAATCCCCTGAACCGGAGTTGGCCGGCACCTATGGCCATTTCCCCCTTGATCTGTTTGCGGGATAG
- a CDS encoding ribonuclease R family protein, whose product MDFSIATLLSFFTDDKLVAGKFLEKKLECRSEEDTEQLQIILDALERSNILVKERGKYRRVPEADVVEAKLRCSSKGFCFAIQDSEDADDIYIRESYLSNAWNGDRVLVKIIKEGTRRRSPEGVVRLILERANPSLLARVVQKEEGFRAVPLDDRLLFELELQDEADRLQQAIDHLVHVSVVQYPIAQYLPQGSVTKVLGSDAEAAADTDIVCCKHDLLRQFPEEVLAAVKDIPTKLTKKMLAKRRDFRDQLTLTIEDEIHLTPGNQAFIENAFTLQKTEAGQWQLGIHLADVAEFVPAQGVLDRWAKKHGTAVFLCQMTIPLFPPEFKEKVELRPGADRLTMSILLTFDDQGNVAEFEITPSVIRVDHSLSYQKIQHLLSSGETAEAELADAATLLNDLIFNLSPLVKAQRLQRGGFQISLPEVTSAFKDEGRFGTMIVSPSLPVRSLLAEVMILAGRAVAQHMLALELPAIYCYQANPDFESLENLIKLGNNLNLKLKLESEEELLPHDYQHFIQEFSQTDMTKILNYLLQETLDVPRYGAHPHPHFGLAYRDGYTRVCAPGQRYGDLVMQRILKLIFSEGRDRRSSRVKVGVNLGSSTCHNQVNWKVLPTPIQTELEETIASLILQLNDQEKVADDAEKDLQGLQKAEKMKAHTGHTFKGLITGVQSYGFFVEIEDLLVEGLVHVSSLKDDWYEYRARHSCLVGRKNRTAYRLGNTVDVEVKSVDYYRQQIDLAIAKNTNSDPDDPASENWEEE is encoded by the coding sequence ATGGATTTTTCAATCGCCACACTGCTGTCTTTCTTTACAGATGACAAATTGGTTGCCGGTAAATTCCTCGAAAAGAAATTAGAGTGTCGCTCTGAGGAAGATACAGAACAGCTCCAGATTATTCTTGATGCCCTAGAGCGCTCGAATATTTTGGTAAAGGAACGGGGCAAATATCGCCGGGTACCGGAAGCGGATGTGGTCGAGGCAAAGCTACGGTGTTCGAGTAAGGGTTTTTGTTTTGCGATCCAGGATTCTGAGGACGCTGATGATATTTACATTCGTGAAAGTTATCTCAGCAATGCTTGGAACGGCGATCGCGTTTTGGTCAAGATTATTAAAGAAGGAACGCGGCGGCGATCGCCAGAAGGGGTGGTGCGTTTAATTTTAGAACGGGCTAATCCTTCCCTCCTAGCGCGAGTCGTGCAAAAAGAAGAAGGTTTCCGGGCAGTGCCCCTCGATGATCGCCTCTTGTTTGAGCTTGAACTCCAGGACGAAGCGGACCGGCTCCAGCAGGCCATTGATCACCTCGTCCATGTCTCCGTGGTGCAATATCCCATTGCCCAGTACCTCCCCCAGGGGTCTGTCACGAAAGTGTTGGGAAGTGATGCCGAGGCCGCCGCAGATACAGATATTGTCTGTTGTAAGCATGATTTACTGCGCCAATTTCCCGAGGAAGTCTTGGCCGCCGTTAAGGACATTCCTACAAAACTAACCAAAAAAATGCTCGCCAAGCGGCGGGATTTTCGCGACCAATTGACCCTCACCATCGAGGATGAAATTCACCTCACCCCAGGGAACCAAGCCTTTATTGAAAATGCATTTACGCTCCAAAAAACCGAAGCTGGACAGTGGCAACTGGGAATCCACCTGGCGGATGTGGCAGAATTTGTTCCGGCCCAGGGGGTTCTGGATCGGTGGGCGAAAAAACATGGCACGGCGGTGTTTCTCTGTCAAATGACCATTCCGCTATTTCCACCAGAATTTAAAGAGAAAGTAGAACTGCGTCCTGGGGCAGATCGTCTCACGATGTCCATTCTCCTCACCTTTGATGACCAGGGGAACGTGGCAGAATTTGAAATTACCCCCAGTGTGATCCGCGTTGATCACAGCCTGAGCTACCAAAAAATCCAACATCTCCTCAGCAGTGGGGAAACCGCAGAGGCTGAGTTGGCCGATGCCGCAACTCTGTTGAATGATTTAATTTTTAACCTCAGTCCTTTGGTCAAAGCCCAACGCTTGCAACGGGGCGGCTTCCAGATTTCCTTACCCGAAGTGACTTCTGCCTTTAAGGATGAAGGGCGCTTTGGGACGATGATTGTCTCACCAAGCTTGCCGGTGCGGTCTCTCTTGGCAGAGGTGATGATCCTGGCGGGTCGAGCAGTGGCCCAACACATGCTGGCCCTAGAACTGCCGGCCATCTATTGCTACCAAGCGAATCCTGATTTTGAGAGCCTCGAAAATCTGATTAAATTGGGCAACAATCTAAACCTCAAGCTCAAGCTCGAATCGGAGGAAGAACTTTTACCCCACGATTATCAGCACTTTATTCAGGAGTTTAGCCAGACGGACATGACAAAGATCCTGAACTATCTGCTTCAGGAAACCCTGGATGTTCCCCGCTATGGCGCTCACCCCCACCCCCACTTTGGCTTGGCCTACCGGGACGGTTATACCCGTGTCTGTGCGCCGGGGCAACGCTATGGTGACTTGGTGATGCAGCGAATTCTAAAACTTATTTTCTCTGAGGGCCGCGATCGCCGATCCAGTCGCGTGAAAGTCGGGGTCAACCTCGGCAGTAGTACTTGCCACAATCAAGTCAATTGGAAGGTATTGCCAACGCCGATCCAAACGGAACTGGAAGAAACCATTGCCAGCTTGATTTTGCAACTCAACGATCAAGAAAAAGTGGCCGATGACGCCGAAAAGGATCTCCAGGGACTCCAAAAGGCTGAAAAAATGAAGGCCCATACGGGACATACCTTTAAGGGGTTGATCACCGGAGTGCAGTCCTATGGTTTCTTTGTGGAAATTGAGGATCTCCTCGTGGAAGGCCTCGTCCATGTCAGTTCCCTCAAGGATGACTGGTACGAATATCGCGCTCGCCACAGTTGCTTGGTGGGTCGGAAAAACCGCACCGCCTATCGCCTCGGCAATACCGTCGATGTGGAAGTGAAGAGTGTCGATTATTATCGGCAACAAATTGATCTGGCGATCGCCAAAAATACCAACTCAGACCCAGATGATCCGGCTTCGGAAAATTGGGAAGAAGAATAG
- the purQ gene encoding phosphoribosylformylglycinamidine synthase subunit PurQ: MKFGVIVFPGSNCDRDMAMVTEGIFGQPTRMIWHKETDIADIDVIAVPGGFSYGDYLRCGAIARFSPVMQSVIDHANQGKYVLGVCNGFQVLTEVGLLPGALVRNRDLHFICDRQYLRVENNTQVWTRGYRQNQVINIPIAHGEGRYHADPDTLKAIEDQGQVLFRYCDTQGNVNEAANPNGSLNNIAGITNQAGNVLGMMPHPERAADGSLGLVDGKGLFEGLLNLVAG, from the coding sequence ATGAAATTTGGTGTAATTGTTTTTCCTGGCTCCAACTGTGACCGCGACATGGCGATGGTGACGGAAGGGATTTTTGGGCAGCCGACGCGGATGATCTGGCACAAGGAAACGGACATTGCGGATATCGATGTGATTGCGGTGCCAGGGGGCTTTAGCTATGGAGATTATCTCCGCTGTGGGGCGATCGCCCGATTTTCCCCGGTCATGCAGAGCGTCATTGACCATGCTAATCAAGGGAAATATGTGCTGGGGGTTTGTAATGGCTTCCAAGTTTTGACAGAAGTCGGCCTGCTGCCTGGGGCCTTGGTGCGAAACCGGGATCTGCATTTCATTTGCGATCGCCAATACCTGCGAGTTGAAAATAATACCCAGGTTTGGACGAGGGGTTATCGCCAAAACCAGGTGATCAATATCCCCATCGCTCACGGCGAAGGCCGCTACCATGCCGACCCCGACACCCTCAAGGCGATCGAAGACCAGGGGCAGGTTTTATTCCGTTATTGCGATACCCAGGGGAATGTGAATGAGGCCGCTAACCCCAACGGTTCTCTCAATAACATCGCTGGTATTACTAACCAAGCCGGAAATGTTTTAGGGATGATGCCCCACCCGGAACGGGCCGCCGATGGCAGTCTTGGTTTAGTCGACGGCAAAGGCTTATTTGAAGGGTTGTTAAACCTCGTTGCCGGATAG
- the purS gene encoding phosphoribosylformylglycinamidine synthase subunit PurS: protein MQYHAQVYVTLRPSVLDPAGAAVESGLSQLGHGGVSGVRIGKYIELNLAAADEAEAKAKVDQMCDQLLTNPVIENYRFDLTPLNS from the coding sequence ATGCAGTACCACGCACAAGTTTATGTCACGCTCCGTCCCTCTGTTCTTGATCCGGCTGGTGCCGCTGTAGAATCAGGTCTCAGTCAATTGGGCCATGGGGGCGTTTCTGGGGTACGCATTGGGAAATACATTGAGTTAAATCTTGCTGCCGCCGACGAGGCAGAAGCTAAGGCCAAGGTGGATCAAATGTGCGATCAGCTCCTGACCAATCCCGTCATTGAAAATTATCGCTTCGACCTCACGCCCCTAAATAGCTAA
- a CDS encoding permease: MSQLHNAFTLFVSLLVEAMPFLLLGVILSSVLLVCVDERQLIQRLPKNPVLGAFMGSCIGFLFPVCECGNVPVARRFMLQGIPTSVAVGFLLSAPTLNPVVIWSTWIAFRGQPEIVLYRVLGSLAIATIVGTVFSVESDPKKLLQPKLAQRLKFVQQVNENQAQAANTSPLLQSGTFFLGAQQTVPLETVATQMPAPAATQDRSFKTLFGALVNNISVELRELGAVLIFGSAIAALIQVFVPREVVLSLGQGTITSIVAMMLLAAIVSICSTVDSFFALSFASTFTTGSLLAFLIFGPMIDIKAVGLMLSIFKPRFILYFFLLAGQLTFLFALGYSYFL, translated from the coding sequence ATGAGTCAATTACACAATGCCTTTACCCTGTTTGTCAGCCTGTTGGTGGAGGCGATGCCCTTTTTGTTGCTGGGGGTAATCCTCTCGAGTGTGCTGTTGGTGTGTGTTGATGAGCGCCAACTGATCCAGCGCTTACCGAAAAATCCAGTTTTAGGGGCCTTTATGGGCAGTTGCATTGGGTTTTTGTTTCCGGTGTGTGAATGTGGCAATGTGCCCGTGGCCCGTCGCTTTATGCTCCAGGGGATCCCCACTTCCGTGGCGGTGGGTTTTTTGTTGTCGGCCCCGACCCTCAATCCGGTGGTGATTTGGTCAACCTGGATCGCCTTTCGGGGTCAGCCGGAAATTGTGCTCTACCGGGTGCTGGGTTCTTTGGCGATCGCCACCATCGTCGGCACAGTGTTTAGTGTCGAATCAGACCCCAAAAAGCTGCTCCAACCGAAACTGGCCCAACGCTTAAAATTTGTCCAGCAGGTCAATGAAAACCAGGCCCAGGCGGCGAACACCAGCCCTCTGCTCCAGTCGGGGACATTTTTCCTCGGTGCCCAGCAGACAGTCCCCCTCGAAACAGTGGCGACCCAAATGCCAGCACCAGCGGCGACCCAAGACCGGAGTTTTAAAACCCTCTTTGGGGCCTTGGTCAACAACATTTCTGTGGAATTGCGGGAACTGGGGGCGGTGTTGATTTTCGGCAGTGCGATCGCCGCTTTAATTCAAGTCTTTGTGCCCAGGGAAGTGGTCTTGAGCCTCGGCCAAGGGACAATTACCTCCATCGTGGCGATGATGCTGTTGGCGGCGATTGTTTCCATTTGTTCGACGGTGGATTCTTTCTTTGCCCTATCTTTTGCCTCCACCTTCACGACGGGCTCTCTGCTCGCCTTTCTGATTTTCGGGCCGATGATCGATATCAAAGCGGTCGGCCTGATGCTCTCGATTTTTAAACCCCGCTTCATCCTGTATTTTTTCCTGTTAGCGGGTCAGCTTACCTTTCTCTTTGCCCTCGGCTATAGCTATTTTCTCTAG
- a CDS encoding response regulator: protein MATILVIEDELSVLNILRDILTVEGFDVISATNGQIGLETAYAQLPDLIICDINLPQLDGYGVLKALHSNPATTTIPFIFLSARASRSAQRQGMDLGADDYIPKPFTRQELLNAIQGRLNRRQGLAQHSAQQLEQLRRNLTMALPHELRTPLQGIMTAAELLGECWETLDRQEIREISESIRISADRLHNLIQKFLLYTKLDLATHDPDDFHRWYSPITEKSDTLIATLARQIAKQYHRSGDLKLELCAAKVSVSEKWLVTLVREIVDNAFKFSEHISQAKDTILLKSRINGNLWQLAIKDHGRGMSQEQIRALGAYMQFDRQQYEQQGSGLGLAIAERIAKIYNGTVTIKSTVGIGTTVIVTFPTATSEQISTENRLS from the coding sequence GTGGCGACCATTTTAGTCATTGAAGATGAACTCAGTGTTTTAAATATTTTGCGAGACATTTTAACCGTTGAAGGGTTTGACGTGATCTCGGCGACCAACGGTCAAATTGGCTTAGAAACGGCCTATGCACAGCTCCCCGATCTCATCATTTGCGACATAAATTTACCGCAACTAGACGGATACGGTGTCCTCAAAGCGCTCCATAGCAACCCAGCCACCACCACAATTCCATTTATTTTTCTGTCAGCCCGCGCTTCCCGTTCCGCCCAACGCCAAGGGATGGATCTGGGGGCCGATGACTACATTCCCAAGCCCTTTACCCGCCAGGAACTGCTCAATGCGATCCAGGGACGCCTCAATCGCCGCCAGGGTCTCGCCCAACATTCAGCACAACAGTTAGAACAACTGCGGCGCAATTTAACCATGGCCCTCCCCCATGAGTTGCGGACGCCCCTCCAAGGCATCATGACTGCGGCGGAATTGCTAGGGGAATGTTGGGAAACCCTAGACCGCCAAGAAATCCGCGAAATTAGTGAGAGCATCCGCATTTCAGCGGATCGTCTCCACAATTTGATCCAAAAGTTTTTGCTCTACACCAAGCTAGACTTGGCAACCCACGACCCCGATGATTTTCACCGTTGGTATAGCCCCATCACTGAAAAAAGTGACACGCTCATCGCTACTTTGGCCAGGCAAATTGCCAAACAATACCATCGCTCAGGGGATTTGAAACTGGAGCTATGTGCGGCTAAGGTTTCAGTCTCAGAGAAGTGGCTCGTTACCCTGGTGCGGGAGATTGTTGATAATGCGTTTAAATTTTCGGAACATATTTCCCAGGCGAAGGACACCATTTTGTTGAAAAGTCGGATCAATGGCAATTTGTGGCAGTTGGCGATCAAAGACCATGGTCGCGGCATGAGCCAGGAACAGATTCGGGCCTTAGGTGCTTATATGCAGTTTGACCGGCAACAGTATGAACAGCAGGGTTCGGGCCTGGGGTTGGCGATCGCCGAGCGGATCGCAAAAATCTATAATGGGACGGTGACGATTAAGAGTACTGTAGGGATAGGAACCACGGTGATTGTCACATTTCCGACTGCGACCTCGGAACAAATTTCGACAGAAAACCGCCTCAGTTAG